A single Vanacampus margaritifer isolate UIUO_Vmar chromosome 7, RoL_Vmar_1.0, whole genome shotgun sequence DNA region contains:
- the LOC144055438 gene encoding lysozyme g-like isoform X1, which translates to MGYGDIMKVDTNGASKKTSKQDGLSDDGVAASNTMAQTDLGRMNNYKAIIQKVGQQKGIDPAIIAGIISRESRAGNVLDDGWGDHGNAWGLMQVDKRWHTPQGGWNSEEHLRQGTEILIGFINGIEKKFPNWTPEQQLKGGIAAYNIGLTGVQTYERMDVGTTGDDYSSDVVARAQWYKRQGGF; encoded by the exons ATGG GTTACGGGGACATCATGAAGGTTGACACAAATGGAGCATCCaagaaaacatcaaaacaaGACGGACTGTCGGACGACG GCGTGGCAGCATCCAACACCATGGCCCAAACGGATCTGGGCAGAATGAACAATTATAAGGCCATCATCCAGAAAGTAGGACAGCAAAAGGGAATTGATCCGGCCATCATCGCTGGCATCATTTCCAGAGAGTCCAGGGCAGGAAATGTCCTGGATGACGGCTGGGGAGACCATGGCAACGCTTGGGGACTCATGCAG GTTGATAAGAGGTGGCACACTCCGCAAGGTGGATGGAATAGCGAGGAACATCTCCGCCAAGGCACAGAAATCTTGATCGGTTTCATCAATGGTATCGAGAAGAAGTTCCCCAACTGGACGCCAGAGCAACAACTCAAAG GCGGGATCGCGGCATACAACATTGGTCTGACAGGTGTGCAAACATATGAAAGGATGGACGTGGGCACCACTGGAGACGACTACTCCAGTGACGTTGTTGCCAGAGCTCAGTGGTACAAACGGCAGGGAGGCTTTTAG
- the LOC144055438 gene encoding lysozyme g-like isoform X2: MKVDTNGASKKTSKQDGLSDDGVAASNTMAQTDLGRMNNYKAIIQKVGQQKGIDPAIIAGIISRESRAGNVLDDGWGDHGNAWGLMQVDKRWHTPQGGWNSEEHLRQGTEILIGFINGIEKKFPNWTPEQQLKGGIAAYNIGLTGVQTYERMDVGTTGDDYSSDVVARAQWYKRQGGF, from the exons ATGAAGGTTGACACAAATGGAGCATCCaagaaaacatcaaaacaaGACGGACTGTCGGACGACG GCGTGGCAGCATCCAACACCATGGCCCAAACGGATCTGGGCAGAATGAACAATTATAAGGCCATCATCCAGAAAGTAGGACAGCAAAAGGGAATTGATCCGGCCATCATCGCTGGCATCATTTCCAGAGAGTCCAGGGCAGGAAATGTCCTGGATGACGGCTGGGGAGACCATGGCAACGCTTGGGGACTCATGCAG GTTGATAAGAGGTGGCACACTCCGCAAGGTGGATGGAATAGCGAGGAACATCTCCGCCAAGGCACAGAAATCTTGATCGGTTTCATCAATGGTATCGAGAAGAAGTTCCCCAACTGGACGCCAGAGCAACAACTCAAAG GCGGGATCGCGGCATACAACATTGGTCTGACAGGTGTGCAAACATATGAAAGGATGGACGTGGGCACCACTGGAGACGACTACTCCAGTGACGTTGTTGCCAGAGCTCAGTGGTACAAACGGCAGGGAGGCTTTTAG